A single region of the Streptomyces caelestis genome encodes:
- the eccB gene encoding type VII secretion protein EccB gives MASRRDQLNAYTFAKRRMLAAFLQSSPDGSEEAAPRPLRAVVPGVIVGVVVMAVFGAWGMFKPTAPKGWNEPNAKVIVASDSTTRYVVLKTGKQVQLHPVLNMASAKLLLNEGQGEVVTVAESVLDNGKIPHGVTIGIPYAPDRLPSASEAGGEKRWAVCERPSAGGESIQKAALVLASRDMQATEGKGEKLTGGQLLYVVSPNGTHYVVDASGRSYPIDKSDELLLRAVVGSGRKPQKVSKEWLETLHTGDPISFPKIPDQVGIAADAPGQLDEKTNRVGMVLKASDLNSDQYYVVLPGRVAPISAFVAQLLLFSEDLASLGQAGEAKGMSPGAIVPGKPFGTEHRWPTEDPQPVNEASGAAGSRSTVCNVLRGVNAGSGATTLSTWAGTDFPAKLPTGSSSAYVTPGSGQLYRQFQGRETKAGPVFLVTDTGLRYVLQSNADSGADDAGIGTTAKDREQAQQEARQAQTRLGYKDVDPAPIPAAWSEFLPTGPRLSTTAARQPQGS, from the coding sequence ATGGCATCTCGGCGCGACCAGCTCAATGCCTACACCTTCGCGAAACGCCGCATGCTCGCGGCCTTCCTGCAGTCGTCGCCCGACGGTTCGGAGGAGGCGGCGCCCCGTCCGCTGCGCGCGGTCGTCCCCGGCGTCATCGTGGGTGTGGTCGTCATGGCCGTGTTCGGGGCCTGGGGCATGTTCAAGCCCACCGCGCCCAAGGGCTGGAACGAGCCCAACGCCAAGGTGATCGTCGCCAGCGACTCGACCACGCGCTACGTCGTCCTGAAGACCGGCAAACAGGTCCAGCTGCACCCGGTCCTCAACATGGCGTCCGCCAAGCTGCTCCTCAACGAGGGCCAGGGCGAGGTGGTGACCGTCGCCGAGTCCGTCCTCGACAACGGCAAGATCCCGCACGGCGTCACCATCGGCATCCCGTACGCGCCCGACCGCCTTCCCTCGGCGTCCGAGGCGGGCGGCGAGAAGCGCTGGGCGGTCTGCGAACGCCCCAGCGCGGGCGGCGAGTCCATCCAGAAGGCGGCCCTGGTCCTCGCCTCCCGCGACATGCAAGCGACCGAGGGCAAGGGAGAGAAGCTGACGGGCGGTCAACTCCTCTACGTCGTCTCCCCGAACGGGACCCACTACGTGGTGGACGCGAGTGGACGCTCGTACCCCATCGACAAGAGCGACGAACTGCTGCTGCGCGCCGTCGTCGGCTCCGGACGCAAGCCGCAGAAGGTGTCCAAGGAGTGGCTGGAGACCCTGCACACCGGCGACCCGATCTCCTTCCCGAAGATCCCCGACCAGGTCGGCATCGCGGCCGACGCCCCAGGTCAACTGGACGAGAAGACCAACAGGGTCGGCATGGTGCTCAAGGCGTCCGACCTCAACAGCGACCAGTACTACGTGGTACTGCCCGGCCGGGTCGCCCCCATCTCGGCCTTTGTCGCCCAACTCCTGCTGTTCAGCGAGGACCTGGCCTCCCTCGGCCAGGCCGGTGAAGCCAAGGGCATGAGCCCCGGTGCGATCGTCCCCGGCAAGCCGTTCGGCACCGAGCACCGCTGGCCGACCGAGGACCCCCAGCCCGTCAACGAAGCCTCCGGCGCGGCAGGAAGCCGCAGCACCGTCTGCAACGTCCTGCGCGGCGTCAACGCCGGCTCCGGCGCCACGACCCTGAGCACCTGGGCGGGCACGGACTTCCCGGCCAAGCTCCCCACCGGCTCCTCCAGCGCCTACGTCACCCCCGGCTCCGGTCAGCTCTACCGCCAGTTCCAGGGCAGGGAGACCAAGGCCGGCCCCGTCTTCCTCGTCACCGACACGGGCCTGCGCTACGTCCTGCAGTCCAACGCCGACAGCGGCGCGGACGACGCCGGCATCGGTACGACGGCCAAGGACCGCGAGCAGGCCCAGCAGGAGGCCCGGCAGGCCCAGACCCGGCTCGGCTACAAGGACGTGGACCCCGCGCCGATCCCCGCCGCCTGGTCGGAGTTCCTGCCCACAGGCCCACGCCTGTCGACGACGGCGGCACGCCAGCCGCAGGGTTCCTGA
- the eccE gene encoding type VII secretion protein EccE — MASGTRARSRDRSRTPGASAPAQRPAQRPASPGAFHSKVRSGQVGAFRLQRLVLFEIAAAVLLVGWVIDPVALVPAAALAVCLVLLSFLRRRGRSLPEWLATAQALRARQRRAASTPIPEGTEPGLAPALECDPSLRTYTYAGRDRRPVGIVGDGTFVTAVLHVEADATALRAERNRQPLPLSLVYDALEVDGIRLESAQVVLHTQPAPAIHLPQQSVAVANYAPLQEQTGAPAVRITWIALKLDPELCPEAVAARGGGLVGAQKCVVRAADHLASRLTGAGFRATLLDEEQLISAIATSACANPLVTAEAGRTDTRERRTEESGRNWRCDNRRHTTYWIRRWPALGGERAPSLPQLVALVTAVPTLATTFSLTLRRGERKEVSVCGHLRVTGRSDDELVAARRAVQAAARHTGMGLARLDREQVPGMLATLPLGGAR, encoded by the coding sequence ATGGCTTCCGGAACGCGCGCCCGGTCCCGTGACCGATCGCGGACACCGGGCGCTTCGGCGCCTGCGCAGAGACCGGCACAGCGGCCGGCCTCGCCGGGCGCATTCCACTCCAAGGTGCGTTCCGGTCAGGTCGGGGCATTCCGGTTGCAACGACTTGTCCTGTTCGAGATCGCGGCCGCCGTCCTGCTTGTCGGGTGGGTGATCGATCCCGTGGCCCTGGTGCCTGCGGCTGCCCTCGCCGTCTGTCTGGTGCTGCTCTCCTTCCTCCGTCGCCGCGGCCGTTCCCTGCCCGAATGGCTGGCCACGGCGCAGGCGTTGCGTGCGCGGCAGCGGCGGGCGGCGAGTACGCCGATACCGGAGGGCACGGAGCCCGGGCTGGCGCCGGCCCTGGAGTGCGACCCGAGTCTGCGGACGTACACGTACGCCGGCCGTGACCGCCGGCCTGTCGGAATCGTCGGGGACGGTACGTTCGTCACCGCAGTCCTGCATGTCGAGGCCGACGCCACCGCGCTGCGGGCCGAGCGGAACAGACAGCCGTTGCCGCTCTCCCTGGTATACGACGCCCTGGAGGTGGACGGTATCCGGCTGGAGTCGGCGCAGGTCGTGCTCCACACCCAGCCCGCGCCCGCGATCCATCTGCCCCAGCAGTCCGTGGCCGTCGCCAACTACGCGCCCTTGCAGGAGCAGACGGGTGCGCCGGCCGTACGCATCACGTGGATCGCGTTGAAGCTCGACCCGGAACTGTGCCCGGAAGCCGTGGCCGCGCGCGGGGGCGGCCTGGTCGGAGCGCAGAAGTGTGTCGTGCGCGCCGCCGATCACCTCGCGAGCCGGCTTACCGGAGCCGGATTCCGGGCGACCCTCCTCGACGAGGAGCAGCTGATCTCCGCCATCGCCACTTCGGCCTGCGCCAACCCGCTGGTGACGGCGGAGGCGGGGCGGACGGACACGCGGGAGCGGCGGACCGAGGAGTCAGGCCGGAACTGGCGCTGCGACAACCGCAGACACACCACGTACTGGATCCGTCGGTGGCCCGCACTGGGTGGCGAGAGGGCGCCGTCGCTGCCGCAGCTCGTCGCTCTGGTCACTGCCGTCCCCACCCTCGCCACCACCTTCAGCCTCACGCTCAGGCGCGGGGAGCGGAAGGAGGTGTCCGTGTGCGGGCACCTGCGGGTGACCGGGCGCAGCGACGACGAACTCGTCGCCGCCCGGCGCGCGGTGCAGGCCGCGGCCCGGCACACGGGCATGGGGCTCGCCCGCCTCGACCGGGAACAGGTACCCGGCATGCTCGCCACTCTGCCCCTCGGAGGTGCCCGGTGA
- a CDS encoding S8 family serine peptidase, protein MTGTSPRGGLTAFFAGRAGRWISTACAAVGAFAIVSSELASSAVAADVQSKQWYLNAMDAEGMWEVSTGEDIKVAVLDSGVNPETPSLKGQVLVDDVPKAVSHGATNDYAGHGTTMAELIAGTGDAGGLRGLAPGAKIIPIQVDLKDNPDKKAPEVAAAIKAAADSNAQIINMSISSDIIDPDVEKAIKYAQSKGKLMFAATGNDAQTKNFIGYPAAFPYVVGVAATDKSGKVAEYSEHGNYVDLAAPGLNLPRWCDATFRSYCDEGGGGTSSATAITSASAALIWSAHPDWTANQVLRTMIDTAGRTWAKGERSNYVGYGAVRPRKVLENSDINPGSAATDPLSFENGTGVTGVTASPSAPASTSSQAPKNTSGGQTSAAGSISESSGNTTMWVALGAAGALLVIGGGAFVVIRSRRKA, encoded by the coding sequence ATGACAGGGACCAGCCCACGTGGCGGATTGACTGCGTTCTTCGCAGGACGTGCCGGAAGATGGATTTCCACAGCGTGCGCGGCAGTCGGTGCTTTCGCGATCGTGTCTTCGGAGCTGGCTTCGAGTGCGGTCGCCGCAGACGTTCAGTCGAAGCAGTGGTACTTAAACGCGATGGACGCTGAGGGTATGTGGGAGGTCAGCACAGGCGAAGACATCAAGGTTGCTGTACTCGACTCTGGCGTGAATCCTGAGACCCCTTCACTCAAGGGCCAGGTCCTCGTGGATGATGTGCCGAAGGCTGTCTCGCACGGCGCGACCAATGACTACGCAGGCCACGGCACCACCATGGCTGAGTTGATTGCGGGCACGGGTGACGCGGGCGGCTTGAGGGGTTTGGCTCCCGGGGCCAAGATCATCCCTATTCAAGTGGATCTGAAAGATAACCCCGACAAAAAGGCCCCTGAGGTCGCGGCGGCGATCAAGGCGGCTGCCGACAGCAATGCCCAGATCATCAACATGTCCATCAGTAGCGACATCATCGACCCGGATGTGGAGAAGGCGATCAAGTATGCCCAATCAAAGGGAAAGTTGATGTTCGCCGCTACAGGTAACGACGCTCAAACAAAGAACTTCATTGGCTACCCGGCCGCATTCCCATATGTAGTGGGGGTGGCTGCCACCGATAAGTCGGGCAAGGTGGCTGAATACTCAGAGCACGGTAACTACGTTGATCTAGCAGCGCCTGGTCTCAACCTCCCGCGGTGGTGTGACGCGACGTTCAGGTCCTACTGCGACGAAGGGGGTGGCGGCACAAGTTCCGCAACCGCCATTACCTCCGCCTCAGCGGCCCTCATCTGGTCCGCACACCCTGACTGGACGGCCAACCAAGTCCTGCGCACCATGATCGATACAGCTGGCCGCACTTGGGCGAAGGGCGAGCGGAGCAACTACGTCGGCTACGGCGCCGTCCGCCCCCGCAAGGTGCTGGAGAACAGCGACATCAACCCGGGGTCGGCCGCCACCGACCCCCTCAGCTTCGAGAACGGAACCGGCGTCACGGGCGTCACCGCCTCACCCTCCGCTCCCGCATCAACCTCGTCACAGGCCCCCAAGAACACTTCTGGCGGCCAGACTTCGGCGGCAGGATCGATCTCGGAGTCGTCCGGCAACACCACGATGTGGGTCGCCCTCGGAGCCGCAGGGGCTCTCCTGGTAATCGGGGGCGGAGCCTTCGTGGTGATCCGCTCGCGCCGAAAAGCATGA
- a CDS encoding SCO5717 family growth-regulating ATPase: MSSDRDGNRGGWATPGDDQPDAESAAEMTGEFTIDYAPPAWYTQNASGSSSSGQRAGASGDSSASGAPGGSRPQGASGAQRPGAQGSGAPSGPVPPLPGLTPPPHAHPSGGASSIPRQGHGHGQASGSAPAPAPSPAPGAPFTPPAPSPAPGAPFTPPAPPAPSPGTPFTPPAPAAEGPSTGGPAAVPRLPVGFEPQGAQSPGAQPQERTEAPAEDPASPAAVPNFPVGGYQAQWAPAAPTQAPATSPAPPATPATPATPATPASDDAEPGNGDLESGATMRFSAVALKREIAERAAEAEARLESADEDQDEDSAVASGPTGGAEPGEESGGDVEGAPTDADEDEDVSSDTAVAVDAADVSGADGPASDDADSGDVEAAVTAPEEETPEDAAPEAETDEAVPQDAQPEDSVAADTAPADEDPADVVPADEVPAAPEPADAQPDDAPAADAQPADAPPADAAPAGSVPQGAAVPGASDAQPAWTPPAPQAMPPLPPSYQPAAPAPASQWPAQPQQQPQPQAQPTDPNAPAQPQPTAAQGPPPGPPQPSVPAQQPPFQPQAPQPAPAAWNPPAAPTPPSQPPAQPAPQPGAYGFPHPGAPAPAAPNAQGGYGFPHPGTPAPAAQQPPAQQPDTPPAPTPNPQGGYGFPQPGPDNPSAPAPNAQGGYGFPHPGAPAPATPNPQGGYGFPHPGVPPQAQAQPQPEGQGQPPQPVDPRTGAAWPQPMQHDQRQPTNPGAAPLGYTAAVELSSDRLLNSKKQKAKSSRPVAGGGRFKIGGKKEEAERQRKLELIRTPVLSCYRIAVISLKGGVGKTTTTTALGSTLATERQDKILAIDANPDAGTLGRRVRRETGATIRDLVQAIPYLNSYMDIRRFTSQAPSGLEIIANDVDPAVSTTFNDEDYRRAIDVLGKQYPVILTDSGTGLLYSAMRGVLDLADQLIIISTPSVDGASSASTTLDWLSAHGYADLVSRSITVISGVRETGKMIKVEDIVTHFETRCRGVIVVPFDEHLAAGAEVDLDMMRPKVRESYFNLAAMVAEDFVRHQQMHGLWTSDGNPPPVAAPPLPGQPVPGQPQPPYPGQQPGPGQPVPGQQVPGQPGPYPQQPQPGQPYAQPGQPYPQPGQPPAQPGQQPYPQAAGQPPYPQPGQPGQPGQPAAQPGQQPYTQPGQAPAAPPQPGYGYPQAGQPGQPGYGYPQPGQPGYPAQPDGQTPPPPPPSQ; this comes from the coding sequence GTGAGCAGCGATCGGGACGGGAACCGCGGGGGCTGGGCGACACCCGGCGATGACCAGCCCGACGCGGAGTCCGCGGCAGAGATGACGGGCGAGTTCACCATCGACTACGCGCCGCCGGCCTGGTACACGCAGAACGCCTCGGGGAGTTCGAGCTCGGGGCAGAGGGCGGGTGCGTCCGGGGACTCCAGTGCTTCCGGGGCGCCCGGGGGGTCCCGTCCGCAGGGGGCTTCCGGGGCGCAGCGTCCGGGTGCGCAGGGTTCCGGTGCGCCGAGCGGGCCGGTTCCGCCGCTGCCGGGGCTCACTCCGCCGCCGCATGCCCACCCTTCCGGTGGGGCGTCGTCCATTCCGAGGCAGGGGCACGGGCACGGGCAGGCTTCCGGCTCGGCTCCGGCACCGGCTCCTTCTCCGGCTCCAGGGGCGCCTTTCACGCCGCCCGCGCCGTCGCCTGCTCCGGGCGCTCCGTTCACGCCTCCCGCGCCTCCCGCGCCCTCGCCGGGTACGCCCTTCACGCCACCCGCGCCTGCTGCCGAGGGGCCGTCTACCGGAGGGCCGGCTGCCGTGCCCCGGCTTCCCGTGGGGTTCGAGCCGCAGGGGGCGCAGTCCCCGGGGGCGCAGCCGCAGGAGCGAACCGAGGCGCCCGCGGAGGATCCGGCCTCTCCTGCGGCCGTGCCGAACTTCCCCGTGGGTGGGTATCAGGCGCAGTGGGCGCCGGCCGCTCCGACGCAGGCTCCGGCCACGTCCCCGGCTCCTCCGGCCACTCCGGCCACTCCGGCCACTCCGGCCACTCCGGCTTCCGATGATGCGGAGCCCGGGAACGGGGATCTGGAGAGCGGTGCCACGATGCGGTTCTCCGCCGTCGCCCTGAAGCGGGAGATCGCGGAGCGTGCCGCCGAGGCCGAGGCGCGGCTGGAGTCGGCCGACGAGGACCAGGACGAGGACAGCGCGGTCGCTTCCGGCCCGACCGGCGGGGCCGAGCCGGGCGAGGAGTCCGGCGGTGACGTCGAGGGCGCTCCCACCGACGCCGACGAGGACGAGGACGTCTCCTCCGACACGGCGGTGGCGGTGGATGCGGCTGACGTGTCCGGTGCGGACGGTCCTGCTTCCGACGATGCCGACAGCGGGGACGTGGAAGCTGCGGTGACCGCACCGGAGGAGGAAACTCCCGAGGACGCGGCCCCGGAGGCGGAGACGGACGAGGCCGTGCCGCAGGATGCCCAGCCTGAGGACTCCGTGGCTGCGGATACGGCGCCTGCCGATGAGGACCCGGCGGATGTAGTGCCCGCGGACGAGGTCCCGGCTGCCCCCGAGCCGGCCGACGCCCAGCCCGACGACGCCCCGGCCGCTGACGCACAGCCTGCCGACGCCCCGCCCGCCGATGCCGCTCCCGCGGGCAGCGTTCCGCAGGGCGCCGCCGTGCCGGGTGCGTCCGACGCACAGCCCGCCTGGACTCCCCCGGCTCCGCAGGCCATGCCCCCGCTGCCGCCGTCGTACCAGCCGGCCGCTCCGGCGCCGGCCAGCCAGTGGCCCGCGCAGCCGCAGCAGCAGCCTCAGCCGCAGGCCCAGCCCACGGACCCGAACGCGCCCGCGCAGCCGCAGCCGACGGCCGCGCAGGGGCCGCCGCCGGGGCCGCCCCAGCCGTCGGTGCCGGCTCAGCAGCCGCCGTTCCAGCCGCAGGCGCCGCAGCCCGCGCCTGCCGCCTGGAACCCGCCGGCCGCACCGACGCCGCCGAGCCAGCCGCCCGCCCAGCCCGCACCGCAGCCCGGCGCCTACGGTTTCCCGCACCCGGGAGCTCCCGCCCCGGCCGCACCCAACGCCCAGGGCGGATACGGCTTCCCTCACCCCGGCACCCCGGCCCCGGCCGCCCAGCAGCCGCCGGCCCAGCAGCCCGACACCCCGCCCGCCCCCACCCCGAACCCACAGGGCGGCTACGGATTCCCGCAGCCCGGGCCCGACAACCCGTCAGCCCCCGCGCCCAACGCGCAAGGCGGCTACGGATTCCCCCACCCCGGCGCCCCCGCCCCGGCCACCCCCAATCCCCAGGGCGGATACGGCTTCCCCCACCCCGGCGTGCCCCCGCAGGCCCAGGCCCAGCCGCAGCCCGAAGGGCAAGGCCAGCCCCCGCAGCCCGTGGACCCGCGGACCGGTGCCGCCTGGCCGCAGCCCATGCAGCACGACCAGCGGCAGCCGACCAACCCGGGGGCCGCGCCGCTCGGTTACACGGCTGCCGTGGAGCTGTCGTCCGACCGGCTGCTCAACAGCAAGAAGCAGAAGGCGAAGAGCAGCCGTCCGGTGGCCGGCGGTGGCCGGTTCAAGATCGGTGGGAAGAAGGAGGAAGCCGAGCGGCAGCGGAAGCTGGAGCTGATCCGTACGCCCGTGCTGTCCTGCTACCGGATCGCCGTGATCAGCCTCAAGGGCGGTGTCGGCAAGACGACCACCACCACGGCGCTCGGCTCCACGCTCGCCACCGAGCGGCAGGACAAGATCCTCGCGATCGACGCCAACCCGGACGCGGGGACCCTCGGGCGCCGCGTGCGGCGTGAGACCGGGGCCACCATCCGTGACCTCGTCCAGGCGATCCCGTACCTCAACTCGTACATGGACATCCGGCGATTCACGTCCCAGGCGCCGTCCGGGCTGGAGATCATCGCCAACGACGTCGACCCGGCCGTGTCGACGACCTTCAACGACGAGGACTACCGGCGCGCGATCGACGTGCTGGGCAAGCAGTACCCGGTCATCCTCACGGACTCCGGTACCGGTCTGCTCTACAGCGCCATGCGCGGTGTGCTGGATCTCGCCGACCAGCTCATCATCATCTCGACGCCGTCGGTGGACGGTGCGAGCAGCGCGAGCACCACGCTGGACTGGCTGTCCGCGCACGGGTACGCCGACCTCGTCTCGCGGTCCATCACCGTCATCTCGGGGGTGCGCGAGACCGGGAAGATGATCAAGGTCGAGGACATCGTGACGCACTTCGAGACGCGCTGCCGGGGCGTCATCGTCGTGCCGTTCGACGAGCATCTCGCCGCCGGTGCCGAGGTCGACCTCGACATGATGCGGCCGAAGGTGCGGGAGTCGTACTTCAACCTCGCGGCGATGGTCGCCGAGGACTTCGTCCGTCACCAGCAGATGCACGGCCTGTGGACCTCCGACGGCAACCCGCCGCCGGTGGCCGCCCCGCCGCTGCCCGGCCAGCCCGTCCCGGGCCAGCCCCAGCCTCCGTATCCCGGGCAGCAGCCGGGCCCCGGGCAGCCGGTTCCCGGCCAGCAGGTCCCCGGGCAGCCGGGCCCCTACCCCCAGCAGCCGCAGCCCGGACAGCCGTACGCCCAGCCGGGCCAGCCGTATCCCCAGCCGGGCCAGCCCCCGGCCCAGCCAGGACAGCAGCCGTACCCGCAGGCCGCAGGCCAGCCGCCCTACCCGCAGCCCGGACAGCCCGGACAGCCGGGGCAACCGGCGGCGCAGCCAGGCCAGCAGCCGTACACCCAGCCCGGACAGGCCCCGGCAGCGCCCCCGCAGCCGGGCTACGGCTACCCGCAGGCCGGTCAGCCGGGTCAGCCCGGTTACGGCTACCCGCAGCCCGGTCAGCCGGGGTACCCGGCGCAGCCCGACGGGCAGACACCGCCGCCTCCGCCACCGTCGCAGTAA
- a CDS encoding WXG100 family type VII secretion target, whose translation MSDKQKPQDPHQAEKKQVAEQAGIINKASRVVNATPFAAATLSAALGRSNFEGHDLNAMIDLVESARPEDLETAGTALWNAKDAIEKAAEELKGHIGRVEWEGETATAFYKWGENLVKHALELAAFAGVTGTQITAAATGLASVRTAMPPRDSRLVPKTVDQIPTHMQVEGNKEYAAAVKAEKDRQEAINQMNRLASFYAVSEEVMAAQEPPTFEPMPDVGVPKPERVWDDEYPGDKSGSGGLGSSREPSATGHRVAETVVQARPEDIPPPHKPVDDSISRPDVHVGTKIDSVGTLSPQETPRQSTNVAPTVTGPSGGIGGTVSPLPVGTVPRAPSGLAGRTSGFGGANGNRPAPVSAQGRTGTPNGTVGGRGSGPMGHATTSGQSGTRGGSASPVGRGVSGGMPRTVGGPASDRAGGASSTGAARGNGVVGGKPATGPQGPTGSRVPRGTVVGAEGNTGSRTPAGQSGQRGVIGAPNSTPGTRPGQTARPPASNADGVVGTPKGRTQTVRSGGLAGVGGGSPHRRTGDRRNTNRGDREGESQPETPQRNAPQ comes from the coding sequence GTGAGCGACAAGCAGAAGCCCCAGGATCCGCACCAGGCGGAGAAGAAGCAGGTCGCCGAGCAGGCCGGCATCATCAACAAGGCCAGTCGCGTGGTGAACGCGACTCCCTTCGCCGCCGCGACCCTCAGTGCCGCCCTGGGCAGGTCGAACTTCGAGGGCCACGACCTGAACGCCATGATCGACCTGGTCGAGTCCGCGAGGCCGGAGGATCTGGAGACGGCGGGCACGGCTCTGTGGAACGCCAAGGACGCGATCGAGAAGGCAGCCGAGGAACTCAAAGGCCACATCGGTCGGGTGGAGTGGGAGGGCGAGACCGCCACGGCTTTCTACAAGTGGGGCGAAAATCTCGTCAAGCACGCTCTCGAACTCGCCGCCTTCGCCGGAGTGACGGGCACGCAGATCACAGCGGCGGCCACGGGGCTTGCCTCCGTCCGTACGGCTATGCCGCCACGTGACAGCCGGCTCGTCCCCAAGACCGTGGACCAGATCCCGACGCACATGCAGGTGGAGGGCAACAAGGAGTACGCGGCGGCGGTCAAGGCCGAGAAGGACCGCCAAGAGGCGATCAACCAGATGAATCGTCTGGCGTCCTTCTACGCGGTGTCGGAAGAGGTCATGGCGGCGCAGGAGCCGCCGACGTTCGAGCCTATGCCGGATGTGGGGGTGCCTAAGCCGGAGCGGGTCTGGGACGATGAGTATCCCGGTGACAAGAGCGGGAGCGGAGGCCTTGGTAGTTCCCGTGAACCGAGTGCGACGGGGCATCGCGTCGCTGAAACGGTGGTTCAGGCTCGCCCCGAAGACATTCCGCCGCCGCACAAGCCAGTGGACGACTCAATCAGTCGGCCGGACGTGCACGTTGGTACGAAGATCGACAGCGTAGGTACGCTGTCGCCCCAGGAAACTCCGAGGCAGTCGACCAACGTGGCGCCGACGGTGACCGGTCCGAGTGGCGGAATCGGAGGGACAGTCTCTCCCCTTCCCGTCGGCACGGTTCCTCGTGCCCCGAGCGGGCTGGCAGGGCGCACCTCAGGCTTCGGCGGGGCGAACGGCAACAGGCCGGCTCCGGTCTCGGCTCAGGGCCGTACAGGCACTCCGAACGGCACCGTAGGCGGTCGCGGCTCAGGCCCGATGGGGCACGCCACCACCTCGGGGCAGTCGGGTACTCGAGGCGGCAGCGCTTCCCCCGTGGGTCGAGGCGTCTCCGGCGGAATGCCACGAACCGTCGGAGGACCGGCGAGCGACCGCGCGGGCGGTGCGAGTTCCACAGGTGCGGCGCGCGGTAATGGAGTTGTCGGAGGAAAACCCGCCACAGGTCCTCAAGGGCCGACCGGTTCCAGGGTCCCCCGCGGCACGGTCGTCGGTGCCGAGGGCAACACCGGTTCCCGTACGCCCGCCGGCCAGAGCGGGCAGCGCGGAGTGATCGGGGCGCCGAACTCCACTCCCGGCACTCGTCCGGGCCAGACTGCCCGGCCCCCTGCCAGCAATGCTGACGGCGTCGTCGGAACGCCCAAGGGGCGAACCCAGACAGTGAGAAGCGGTGGGCTGGCCGGAGTCGGTGGGGGCTCCCCGCACCGCCGGACGGGGGATCGACGGAACACGAACCGCGGTGATCGTGAGGGTGAATCTCAGCCGGAGACCCCGCAGCGCAATGCGCCCCAGTGA
- the mycP gene encoding type VII secretion-associated serine protease mycosin: MPHMPSFLRTATTVAAATLLTTAPVVLAPPAAAADLPYSDQCSFPNGKYPGRPWSLQRVLLDELWSQSKGKGMRVAVIDTGVDVTNPQLTNAVDVKSGRNFLPKNLKDDDGNPIERGKENGTTDTVGHGTKVAGIIAARPAKGTGFVGLAPEATIIPIQQNDAEGNGDVDSLTDAIRYAIQAGADVINISQDTSKPVKSTSGLALAINQALARKIVVVASAGNDGLGGNVKETYPASYKGVLAVAASDRNNERASFSQSGEFVGVAAPGVDMISTVPKGGHCSDNGTSFSAPYVAGLAALIKAKHPDWTARQIVAQIEQTAERTVAGHDRLVGWGVVDPVRALTQDEHPIESPNPQAGLGKPEAPTPAKFQIGETAEERNARLATYVAVGAVVLVAALGGTAVALRDARRRQRRRLEGGSWTR, from the coding sequence ATGCCGCACATGCCCTCCTTCCTCCGTACGGCGACCACGGTGGCGGCCGCGACCCTGCTCACGACCGCCCCCGTGGTCCTCGCGCCCCCCGCGGCGGCGGCCGACCTCCCGTACTCGGACCAGTGCTCGTTTCCCAACGGCAAGTACCCGGGCCGGCCCTGGTCCCTGCAGCGCGTCCTCCTGGACGAGCTGTGGAGCCAGTCCAAGGGCAAGGGCATGCGGGTGGCGGTGATCGACACCGGCGTCGACGTGACGAACCCTCAACTCACCAACGCTGTCGACGTGAAGAGTGGCCGCAACTTCCTGCCCAAGAACCTCAAGGACGACGACGGCAACCCGATCGAGCGGGGCAAGGAGAACGGCACCACGGACACGGTCGGCCACGGCACCAAGGTCGCCGGCATCATCGCGGCCCGGCCCGCCAAGGGCACCGGCTTCGTCGGCCTGGCCCCCGAGGCGACGATCATCCCGATCCAGCAGAACGACGCGGAGGGCAACGGCGACGTCGACTCCCTGACCGACGCGATCCGCTACGCCATCCAGGCCGGGGCCGACGTCATCAACATCTCCCAGGACACCTCGAAACCGGTGAAGTCGACGTCCGGTCTGGCGCTGGCGATCAACCAGGCTCTGGCCCGGAAGATCGTGGTTGTGGCCTCGGCGGGCAACGACGGCCTCGGCGGCAACGTCAAGGAGACGTACCCGGCCTCCTACAAGGGCGTCCTCGCGGTCGCAGCGTCGGACCGCAACAACGAGCGCGCCTCCTTCTCCCAGTCCGGCGAGTTCGTCGGCGTCGCGGCCCCCGGCGTCGACATGATCTCCACCGTCCCCAAGGGCGGCCACTGCTCCGACAACGGTACGAGCTTCTCGGCGCCGTACGTCGCCGGCCTCGCGGCGCTGATCAAGGCGAAGCACCCCGACTGGACGGCCCGGCAGATCGTCGCGCAGATCGAACAGACCGCGGAGCGCACCGTCGCGGGCCACGACCGCCTGGTCGGCTGGGGAGTGGTCGACCCCGTACGCGCCCTGACGCAGGACGAACACCCCATAGAGTCTCCCAACCCCCAGGCAGGCCTGGGCAAACCGGAAGCCCCCACCCCGGCCAAGTTCCAGATCGGCGAAACCGCCGAGGAACGCAACGCCCGCCTCGCCACGTACGTGGCCGTGGGCGCGGTGGTCCTCGTCGCGGCGCTGGGCGGCACGGCGGTGGCGCTCCGGGACGCGCGGCGCAGGCAGAGGCGACGACTGGAGGGCGGATCATGGACGCGCTGA